The genome window CCGCCATGACGTCGCAGATGCCATCGGGTCCCAGGCCGCAGTTGGAGCCGACAATGTCGGCGCCGGCCGCCTCCAGGGTCACTGCGGCGGCCTCGGGCGAGGTGCCGAGCACGGTCCGCCCCTCGTTGTCAAAGGTAAGCTGGGCAATGACGGGGATATCCGACGAAACCTCGCGAATGGCGATGACCGCCGCACGGATTTCCTTGATGTCGAGGAAGGTTTCCAGGGTGATCAGATCCGCCCCGGCGTCGACGAGCGCCCGGGCCTGCTCGCGGAAGATGGCGGCCATCTCGTCGAAGGAAACATCTCCCACCGGCTCCACGAACTGCCCCGTGGGGCCGATCGACGCGGCCACGTAGGCCCGGTCGCCGCAGACTTCCCGCGCGATGGCCACGGCCCGGGCGTTGATCTCGGCGACCCGGTCCTGGAGACCGTAGTGCTCCAGCTTGGCACGGCTGCCGCCGAAGGTATTGGTGACGATGATGTCGGCGCCGGCATCCAGGTATTCCCGGTGGACGCCGGCAACCACCTCCGGCAGGGTCAGGTTGAGTTCCTCGGGGGACTGGCCGGGCCTGAGGCCCCGCGCCTGGAGCATGGTCCCCATGGCGCCGTCGAGGACAAGGACCCGCTCGGCAATGGCCTGAAGGAAGGGTTGTTTCATGGTTCACCAACCTTTGGAAATATTATGGATCGATTCGACCAGGCGATCAGGGACTCCGCAGTGCCCGGCGACCGGCCGGCGACCTCCCGGTCACTGGGTTTGCCGGGTCTCCGGCTCGGCGGGACGCTCTTTGGAGTAATCGGGGTCAATGGGCTGGCGCAGGTCCAGGTGCCCCGTGAGGGATTCGGCCTCGGCGCCGTCCAGAAGGAACCTGACCCGCTTGAGCTGGGGGAAATTGAAACAGACGGTGTTCACCACCGAATAGACCGCCATCATCTCGGATGAACTGCCGCCGGGGAGGCCGTCGGCCAGCTCGCGCCCGAAGTCGATCACCGCGGTGTCCCCTTCGATCCGCACCTGGCGGACTGTTGTCGTAGGAGGGACCGTGGGTTGAAGCGCCCCCAGGGGGCCGTTGATCAACTCGTCCACGACCGCGTCGACACAATCGGCAAGCTGGTCGCAGGCGGGCACCCCGCGCCCTTCCCGGGCCAGCCCCTCTCCATCCGGGGCGGCGAAGAACAGGGTCACCCTGAAGCTCCCGGCAGACCCCGGCACGGGTTGAACCGTGGGGAGCTCATGGCGCTGGCGATATTTGTCGAACATGAGAAGGCCGATGACCAGTGCCACCGCGGCAAAAGCGGCCAGCAGGACAAGGCTCCGGCGGTGGGGGGTGGAACGCTTCATGGCCGCTCCTTTTCCGCATCG of Geobacter anodireducens contains these proteins:
- a CDS encoding sporulation protein codes for the protein MKRSTPHRRSLVLLAAFAAVALVIGLLMFDKYRQRHELPTVQPVPGSAGSFRVTLFFAAPDGEGLAREGRGVPACDQLADCVDAVVDELINGPLGALQPTVPPTTTVRQVRIEGDTAVIDFGRELADGLPGGSSSEMMAVYSVVNTVCFNFPQLKRVRFLLDGAEAESLTGHLDLRQPIDPDYSKERPAEPETRQTQ